A single window of Longimicrobiaceae bacterium DNA harbors:
- a CDS encoding DUF1707 domain-containing protein: protein MTDLPSRPPAALDSARERVIRELCEHYAHDSLGERQFEDRLDRAHAAASLQELEVLVADLPALRTDASPAPLPAASGEVRDRSTVVAVMGGAVRKGSWVPPRQLHAFAIMGGVELDFRAARFGSGVVEVTVFALMGGVEITVPPGVRVQVDGIAIMGGFDERATTPPPTDPSAPVVRIGGFALMGGVEVRTRLPGETKGDARRRERLERRETRRIHRGG from the coding sequence ATGACCGACCTCCCCTCCCGTCCGCCCGCCGCACTGGACAGCGCGCGCGAGCGCGTCATCCGGGAGCTCTGCGAGCACTACGCGCACGACTCGCTCGGCGAGCGGCAGTTCGAGGACCGGCTGGACCGGGCGCACGCCGCCGCCTCGCTGCAGGAGCTGGAGGTACTGGTGGCGGACCTCCCCGCCCTGCGGACCGACGCCTCGCCCGCGCCGCTGCCGGCCGCCTCCGGCGAGGTGCGCGACCGGAGTACGGTGGTGGCGGTCATGGGCGGCGCGGTGCGGAAGGGGAGCTGGGTCCCGCCCCGGCAGCTCCACGCCTTCGCCATCATGGGCGGGGTGGAGCTGGACTTCCGGGCGGCCCGCTTCGGGAGCGGCGTGGTGGAGGTGACCGTGTTCGCCCTGATGGGCGGCGTGGAGATCACCGTCCCGCCGGGGGTGCGGGTGCAGGTGGACGGCATCGCCATCATGGGCGGCTTCGACGAGCGGGCGACCACGCCGCCGCCCACCGATCCCTCCGCGCCCGTGGTCCGCATCGGCGGGTTCGCGCTCATGGGCGGTGTGGAGGTCCGCACCCGCCTCCCGGGGGAGACCAAGGGCGACGCGCGCCGACGGGAACGGCTGGAGCGGAGGGAGACGCGGAGGATCCACCGGGGAGGGTAG
- a CDS encoding RagB/SusD family nutrient uptake outer membrane protein, whose amino-acid sequence MQTYSRSGRRAWRGAVLATLLGAAFLGGCGDLTVPDYNNPSIEDLRSNPTPAGVRAAATGLLVGARANISAPNAYVSLLGILGRESYNFDPSDPRFITEMLAPELNPGSPAFGANLWALRYRNIQNAVILLGAVDQVGEFSPAQKEAIRGFAKTIMALDFLLIVNTRDVAGVVIDVDRPLDAGPGELVDRAAGLAHVVKLLDEAAVHLQAAGGGFPFPLSAGFSGFNTPSTFLSFNRALKARAEVYRRQYASALTALENSFVSATAPLDRGVYHVYGTGSGETSNGLVASTIFAHPSVMTEAQRQPGGALDRRVQEKVKVVEPVTQQGFTSNLKFTIYDDPTDPIPVITNEELLLLRAEARWFTGNRPGALEDLNLIRQRAGGLAPIAMPATDAAFVTALLRERFYSLLFEGHRWIDLRRFNQLPAAWARKFPIPEAECLARERPTPCDLQ is encoded by the coding sequence ATGCAAACGTACTCGAGATCCGGCCGGCGCGCCTGGCGCGGCGCGGTCCTCGCCACCCTGCTGGGCGCGGCGTTCCTGGGGGGGTGCGGCGACCTGACGGTGCCGGACTACAACAACCCGAGCATCGAGGACCTGCGGAGCAACCCCACCCCCGCGGGGGTGAGGGCCGCCGCCACGGGGCTGCTGGTGGGGGCGCGCGCCAACATCTCGGCGCCGAACGCGTACGTCTCGCTCCTGGGGATCCTGGGGCGGGAGTCGTACAACTTCGATCCCTCCGATCCGCGCTTCATCACCGAGATGCTGGCCCCCGAGCTGAACCCGGGGAGCCCGGCGTTCGGCGCGAACCTCTGGGCGCTGCGCTACCGCAACATCCAGAACGCGGTGATCCTCCTGGGGGCGGTGGACCAGGTGGGGGAGTTCAGCCCCGCGCAGAAGGAGGCGATCCGGGGTTTCGCCAAGACGATCATGGCGCTCGACTTCCTCCTGATCGTCAACACCCGGGACGTGGCCGGGGTGGTGATCGACGTGGACCGCCCGCTGGACGCCGGCCCCGGGGAGCTGGTGGACCGGGCGGCCGGGCTCGCCCACGTGGTGAAGCTGCTCGACGAGGCGGCGGTCCACCTGCAGGCCGCGGGAGGCGGCTTCCCCTTCCCGCTGAGCGCAGGCTTTTCGGGCTTCAACACCCCGTCCACCTTCCTGAGCTTCAACCGGGCCCTCAAGGCCCGCGCCGAGGTGTACCGCAGGCAGTACGCGTCGGCGCTCACCGCGCTGGAGAACTCCTTCGTCAGCGCCACCGCCCCGCTGGACAGGGGGGTGTACCACGTCTACGGCACGGGCTCGGGCGAGACCTCCAACGGCCTGGTCGCGAGCACCATCTTCGCCCACCCCTCCGTAATGACCGAGGCCCAGCGGCAGCCGGGCGGGGCGCTGGACCGGCGGGTGCAGGAGAAGGTGAAGGTGGTGGAGCCGGTCACGCAGCAGGGGTTCACCTCGAACCTGAAGTTCACGATCTACGACGATCCCACCGACCCCATCCCGGTCATCACCAACGAGGAGCTGCTCCTCCTGCGCGCGGAGGCCCGCTGGTTCACCGGGAACCGGCCGGGCGCGCTGGAGGACCTGAACCTGATCCGACAGCGGGCCGGGGGGCTGGCGCCCATCGCCATGCCGGCGACCGACGCGGCCTTCGTGACGGCGCTGCTCCGGGAGCGCTTCTACTCGCTCCTCTTCGAGGGGCACCGCTGGATCGACCTGCGGCGCTTCAACCAGCTCCCCGCCGCCTGGGCGAGGAAGTTCCCCATCCCGGAGGCGGAGTGCCTGGCGCGCGAAAGGCCCACCCCCTGCGACCTGCAGTAG